A segment of the Streptomyces sp. P9-A2 genome:
GTGGTGGAGGAGCTCAACCGGGCCCGCGACCTGATCAACACCCCGCCCAACGACCTCGACCCCGAGGCGTTCGCCGCCGTCGTGCAGGCCGCGGCCGAGGAGCACAGCATCAAGGTGCAGGTGCTCGACGAGAAGGCGCTGGCCAAGGGCGGCCACGGCGGCATCCTCGGCGTGGGCGCCGGCTCGGCGTCGGGTCCGCGGCTGGTGAAGCTGTCGTACACCTCCGCCAAGGCGAAGAAGCACCTCGCCTTCGTCGGCAAGGGCATCACGTACGACTCGGGCGGCATCTCGCTGAAGCCGGCCGGGCACAACGAGACGATGAAGTGCGACATGAGCGGCGCCGCCGCCGTGTTCGCCGCGGTCGTCGCCGCCGCCCGCCTCGGCCTCGCGGTCAATGTCACCGGCTGGCTGGCCCTGGCCGAGAACATGCCCTCGGGTTCCGCGACCCGCCCGGGTGACGTGCTGCGCATGTACAGCGGCAAGACGGTGGAGGTGCTCAACACCGACGCCGAGGGCCGTCTGGTCCTCGCGGACGCGCTGTGGGCCGCCTCGGAGGAGAAGCCCGACGCGATCGTGGACGTCGCGACGCTGACCGGCGCGATGGTCCTGGCGCTGGGCAACCGCACCTTCGGCATCATGGCGAACGACGACGCCTTCCGCGCCGCGGTGCTGGAGGCCGCCGAGGAGGTCGGCGAGCCCGCCTGGCCGATGCCGCTGCCGGAGCACCTGCGCAAGGGGATGGACTCGACCGTCGCCGACATCGCGAACATGGGCGAGCGGATGGGCGGCGGACTCGTCGCCGGTCTCTTCCTGCGCGAGTTCGTCGGCGAGGGCATCACCTGGGCCCACCTCGACATCGCGGGGCCGGCCTTCAACGAGGGCGGCCCGTTCGGGTACACGCCCAAGGGCGGTACGGGTTCGGCGGTACGGACGCTGGTCCGCCTCGCGGAGCAGACGGCGGCCGGCGAGCTGGGCTGAGCCGACCGGTCGCGGCGGGACCCCGTGCGCGGGCAGGACGGGGCCCCGCCGACCGGGCCGGCCGGGTCACGCCCTGCCGGCCCGGTCGTGCCCTGCCCGGGTCATGCCCTGCCCGGGTCGTGCCCTGCCCCGGTCATGTGTCATGCCCTGCCCGGGTCGTGCCGCGGAGACGTGTCGTAGGGGTCGTCACGCGTGCTCACCTTGCCCGCGACGGGCGGGTGTTCGAACGTGGGACGCCTCACACCGCCGCCCCACGTCTCGTTCCGCGTCGACAAGTGCGAGGATAGGGCTCGGCAGGACAGGGCCCCACCGAAGGGCCGAAGGCAAAAAAGCGGCCGGACACCAGCCGCCGACCGGTCGCTGGAGACCGGCGTGGCGCACATGCATGGAGGACGTGACGTGGCGAACGACGCCAGCACTGTTTTCGACCTAGTGATCCTCGGCGGTGGCAGCGGCGGTTACGCCGCGGCTCTGCGCGGGGCGCAGCTGGGCCTGGACGTCGCCCTGATCGAGAAGAGCAAGGTCGGCGGTACCTGCCTGCACAACGGGTGTATCCCCACCAAAGCCCTGCTGCACGCGGGAGAGATCGCCGACCAGGCCCGCGAGAGCGAGCAGTTCGGTGTGAAGGCCACCTTCGAGGGCATCGACATGGCGGCCGTCCACAAGTACAAGGACGACGTGATCTCGGGCCTGTACAAGGGTCTGCAGGGTCTGATCGCTTCCCGCAAGGTGACCTACATCGAGGGTGAGGGCCGGCTGTCCTCGCCGACCTCCGTCGACGTGAACGGTCAGCGGGTCCAGGGCCGCCACGTCCTGCTGGCGACCGGCTCCGTGCCGAAGTCGCTGCCGGGCCTGGAGATCGACGGCGACCGGATCCTCTCCTCCGACCACGCCCTCGTCCTGGACCGGGTGCCGAAGTCCGCGATCGTGCTGGGCGGCGGCGTCATCGGCGTCGAGTTCGCCTCCGCGTGGAAGTCGTTCGGCGCCGAGGTCACCATCGTCGAGGGCCTCAAGCACCTCGTCCCGGTCGAGGACGAGAACAGCTCGAAGCTGCTGGAGCGGGCGTTCCGCAAGCGGGGCATCAAGTTCAACCTGGGCACCTTCTTCCAGAAGGCCGAGTACACCCAGGACGGCGTGAAGGTCACCCTCGCCGACGGCAAGGAGTTCGAGGCCGAGGTCCTGCTCGTCGCCATCGGCCGCGGCCCGGTCTCGCAGGGCCTGGGCTACGAGGAGGCCGGGGTCGCCATGGACCGCGGCTACGTCCTGGTCGACGAGTACATGCGGACCAACGTCCCGACGATCTCCGCGGTCGGCGACCTCGTCCCGACGCTCCAGCTCGCGCACGTCGGCTTCGCGGAGGGCATGCTGGTGGCGGAGCGGCTGGCCGGTCTGAAGACCGTCCCGGTCGACTACGACGGCGTGCCCCGGGTGACGTACTGCCACCCGGAGGTCGCCTCCGTCGGCATCACCGAGGCCAAGGCCAAGGAGATCTACGGCGCGGACAAGGTCGTCGCCCTGAAGTACAACCTGGCGGGCAACGGCAAGAGCAAGATCCTCAAGACCGCGGGCGAGATCAAGCTCGTCCAGGTCAAGGACGGTGCGGTGGTCGGCGTCCACATGGTCGGCGACCGTATGGGCGAGCAGGTGGGTGAGGCCCAGCTGATCTACAACTGGGAGGCGCTGCCTGCCGAGGTCGCCCAGCTGGTCCACGCCCACCCGACGCAGAACGAGGCGCTCGGCGAGGCGCACCTGGCCCTCGCGGGCAAGCCCCTCCACTCCCACGACTGACGTCCTCGGTCACGGGCGCGACGACACAGACTTCCGCACTTCTAAGGAGCAACCGAAACCATGGCGGTTTCCGTAACCCTTCCGGCGCTCGGCGAAAGCGTCACCGAGGGCACTGTCACCCGATGGCTGAAGGCCGAGGGCGAGCGCGTCGAGGCCGACGAGCCGCTGCTCGAGGTCTCCACCGACAAGGTCGACACCGAGATCCCGGCTCCGGCCTCCGGCGTGCTGTCCTCCATCAAGGTCGCCGAGGACGAGACCGTCGAGGTCGGTGCCGAGCTGGCCCTGATCGACGACGGCAGCGGTGCCCCCGCCGAGGCCCCGGCCCCGGCCGCCGAGCAGCCCGAGCCCGCCGCCGCACCGGCCCCTGAGCCGGCGGCGGCCGCCCCCTCCACCGAGCAGCCCGCCCCGGCTCCGGCGCCCACCGCCGACGCCACGGCCGGCGGCGGCTCCGCCGAGGGCACGGACGTGGTCCTGCCCGCGCTCGGCGAGTCCGTCACCGAGGGCACCGTCACCCGCTGGCTGAAGTCGGTCGGTGACAGCGTCGAGGCCGACGAGCCGCTGCTCGAGGTCTCCACCGACAAGGTCGACACCGAGATCCCGGCGCCCACCTCGGGTGTGCTGCTGGAGATCACGGTCGGCGAGGACGAGACGGCCGAGGTGGGCGCCAAGCTCGCCGTCATCGGCGCTCCGGGTGCCGCTCCGGCGGCTGCCGCCCCGGAACCGGCTTCCGCCCCGCAGGCCGCCCCCGCACCGGCTCCGGCCGCGACTCCGGAGCCCGCCCCGGCTCCGGCCGCACCTGCACCTGCTCCGCAGCAGGCCGCCCCGTCCCCCGCGCCGGCGGCTCCCGCCGCTCCGGCTCCGGCCGCTCCGGCTCCCACCGCTGCCGCGCCCGCCGCGGCTCCGGCCGCCGCGCAGCCGGCCGACGACGGCGCCTACGTGACCCCGCTGGTGCGCAAGCTCGCCGCCGAGCACGGCGTTGTCCTGTCCACCGTCAAGGGCACCGGCGTCGGTGGCCGTATCCGCAAGCAGGACGTGGTGGCGGCGGCCGAGGCCGCGAAGGCCGCCCCGGCCGCCGCTCCCGCGCCGCAGGCGGCACCGGCCGCCAAGCGGGCCCCGGTCCTCGAGGCCTCGCCGCTGCGCGGCCAGACCGTGAAGATGCCGCGGATCCGCAAGGTCATCGGCGACAACATGGTCAAGGCGCTGCACGAGCAGGCGCAGCTGTCCTCGGTCGTCGAGGTCGACGTCACGCGGCTGATGAAGCTGCGGACGCGGGCCAAGGAGTCGTTCGCGGCCCGCGAGGGCGTCAAGCTCTCCCCGATGCCGTTCTTCGTCAAGGCCGCCGCCCAGGCGCTGAAGGCCCACCCGGCCGTCAACGCCCGGATCAACGTGGACGAGGGGACCATCACCTACTTCGACACCGAGCACATCGGTATCGCGGTGGACTCCGAGAAGGGCCTGATGACCCCGGTCATCAAGAACGCCGGTGACCTCAACATCGCCGGCATCTCCAAGGCCACGGCCGAACTGGCGGGCAAGGTCCGGGCGAGCAAGATCACCCCGGACGAGCTGTCCGGCGGGACCTTCACCATCAGCAACACCGGTTCGCGCGGTGCGCTGTTCGACACGATCATCGTGCCTCCGGGCCAGGTCGCGATCCTGGGCATCGGTGCCACGGTCAAGCGTCCGGCCGTCATCGAGACGGAGGAGGGCACGGTCATCGGCGTCCGCGACATGACGTACCTGACGCTGTCCTACGACCACCGTCTGGTGGACGGCGCCGACGCGGCCCGTTACCTGAACTCGGTCAAGGCGATCCTGGAGGCGGGCGAGTTCGAGGTCGAGCTCGGCCTGTGATCCACGGCCACTGAAACCGGGTCGCCGACCCCGGTCCCTGGTGCCCCCGTCCGGAAGTCTCCGGGCGGGGGCACCGTCGTGTGCGCGGGGACGGGGCGAGGGACGGGTGGGGGTGGACGGTGCGCGGGGGACGGTGCGGTGGTGGACGGTGGACGGGATCCGGTGCACGGGCCGCGCGGGCCTGGCCGTACAGCCCGTCCGGGACTCGGCGCATACGTCGTGGGACGTGACGTATGCGCCGTGTAAGCCTCGTCTCACCTGCTCCAAAGCACCCTGTGCGCCCCTCCCGGACGGCGTCACAGCCGTATTGTCTAAGGGTCAAACGCCCTCAAGGGTCCTGTCCGTCGTCCGTCCGCCGCCCCTCGACGGGGGGCCCTTCGGGCGGCTGCCCCGGATTCACGAGCCCTGTTCAAGGAGCACTCATGACCGCGCCCGTCGTCCACTCGCTGCGCGAGCAGATCCGCGAGCACATCCTGGAAGGGATCATCAGCGGGCGCTGGCAGCCGGGCGAGCGGATCGTGGAGCGGCGGATCGCGACGGAGCTGGAGGTCAGCCAGACACCGGTGCGGGAGGCGCTGCGCGAGCTGGAGTCGCTGCGGCTGATCGAGTCGGCGCCCAACAAGGGCGTGCGGGTGCGGAACCTCTCGGCCACCGACCTGGAGGAGAGCTACCCGGTGCGGGCGGGTCTCGAGGCGATCGCCGCGGAACTGGCGGCGGACCGGCTGTCGGAGGACTGCTCGGCGCTGGAGCCGCACGTCGCCGCGCTGTACGAGGCCGACCGTGTCGCCGACGGCACGGGCCAGGTGCGGCACACGGTCGCCTTCCACCGCGAACTGGTCCGTGCGGCCGGCAACTCGGTGCTGCTGCACACCTGGGAGGGCCTGGGCATCGAGGTCTTCACCGCCCTGTCCATCCGCTGGCTGGGCACGGTCCAGCAGTCCTACGCGGAGGAGCACCAGGACCTGGTGGCTGCGTTCCGTCGCCGTGATCCGCGGATCGCGGAGATCGTGAAGGCCCATGTACTGGGGTGCGCGCCCCGGGCGTGAGCCCGGCGCGGGCCTCGGGCGGCAGGCGCTCGAGCCCGTACGGGAACACCCGGACGTGCGCCGGGGCGCCCGCCGGAACCCGTGTCGCGACACCTGCGGAGACCCGCGCTCACCTGCGAAAACATCCCCTTTTTCACGTCACTCGGTGCCACCTCCCCGGGCACCGCGTGCCGACTTTCTTGAAATCAAGAGATTTTCACCTGAACTCTTTGATCGATCATCGATCAGCAGGTTATTGTCACCGACGGGGTCTCCATCAGAGACCTCAGCCCTGTCCTGCCAAAGACCAAGGGCAACCCCGAACCCTTACCGATGAGGGAACCCCCTTCGACTGAGGAAGGCGGCGACATGACCGACCCCAAGGCCATCCAGCCGAGTGAGCTGGACCAGCTCCCGGACCGCGACCCCGAGGAGACCGCCGAATGGCGGGCCTCGCTCGACGCCGTCGCCAAGGCAGCCGGCCCGCACCGGGCCGCGTACCTGATGCGCCGTACGCTGGAGCGCGCCGAGGGCGCCGGCATCGCACTGCCGCGGCTCCTCGAGACCGACTACGTCAACACCATCCCCACCGCCGCCGAGCCCGCCGTGGACGGCGACGAGGCGATGGAGTCCCGTATCACCGCGTGGAACCGCTGGAACGCGGCGGCGATGGTGAGCCGCGGCAGCAAGTACGGCGTCGGTGGCCACATCGCCACCTTCGCCTCCGCGGCCTGGCTCTACGAGACCGGCTTCAACCACTTCTTCCGCGGCAAGGAGGGGGACGGCTCCGGCGACCAGCTCTACATCCAGGGCCACGCCTCCCCCGGCATCTACGCCCGTGCCTTCCTCGACGGCCGGCTGACCGAGGCGCACCTCGACAACTTCCGCCGCGAGGCCGGCGGCGACGGACTGCCGTCCTACCCGCACCCGCGGCGCCTGCCCTGGCTGTGGGAGTTCCCCACGGTGTCGATGGGCCTGGGCCCGATCTCCGCGATCTACCAGGCGCGGTTCAACCGCTATCTGACCAGCCGCGGCATCAAGGACCTGTCGAACTCCCACGTGTGGGCGTTCCTCGGCGACGGCGAGAT
Coding sequences within it:
- a CDS encoding leucyl aminopeptidase, whose translation is MTALTLSTAALPGLRADAIVIGVAKGTAAGRPVVVPGAEAVDKAYDGGLAGVLETLGASGAEGEVTKLPAPTGFKAPLVVAVGLGTRPEKDAAPDTEALRRAAGVAARALSGSKKAVFALPMTDAADAGAVAEGALLGAYSFDAYKSGDDTGGKSKKKDRGAPLAEAVLAGVKSRDKAFKAAVERATAVVEELNRARDLINTPPNDLDPEAFAAVVQAAAEEHSIKVQVLDEKALAKGGHGGILGVGAGSASGPRLVKLSYTSAKAKKHLAFVGKGITYDSGGISLKPAGHNETMKCDMSGAAAVFAAVVAAARLGLAVNVTGWLALAENMPSGSATRPGDVLRMYSGKTVEVLNTDAEGRLVLADALWAASEEKPDAIVDVATLTGAMVLALGNRTFGIMANDDAFRAAVLEAAEEVGEPAWPMPLPEHLRKGMDSTVADIANMGERMGGGLVAGLFLREFVGEGITWAHLDIAGPAFNEGGPFGYTPKGGTGSAVRTLVRLAEQTAAGELG
- the lpdA gene encoding dihydrolipoyl dehydrogenase — translated: MANDASTVFDLVILGGGSGGYAAALRGAQLGLDVALIEKSKVGGTCLHNGCIPTKALLHAGEIADQARESEQFGVKATFEGIDMAAVHKYKDDVISGLYKGLQGLIASRKVTYIEGEGRLSSPTSVDVNGQRVQGRHVLLATGSVPKSLPGLEIDGDRILSSDHALVLDRVPKSAIVLGGGVIGVEFASAWKSFGAEVTIVEGLKHLVPVEDENSSKLLERAFRKRGIKFNLGTFFQKAEYTQDGVKVTLADGKEFEAEVLLVAIGRGPVSQGLGYEEAGVAMDRGYVLVDEYMRTNVPTISAVGDLVPTLQLAHVGFAEGMLVAERLAGLKTVPVDYDGVPRVTYCHPEVASVGITEAKAKEIYGADKVVALKYNLAGNGKSKILKTAGEIKLVQVKDGAVVGVHMVGDRMGEQVGEAQLIYNWEALPAEVAQLVHAHPTQNEALGEAHLALAGKPLHSHD
- the sucB gene encoding 2-oxoglutarate dehydrogenase, E2 component, dihydrolipoamide succinyltransferase, with protein sequence MAVSVTLPALGESVTEGTVTRWLKAEGERVEADEPLLEVSTDKVDTEIPAPASGVLSSIKVAEDETVEVGAELALIDDGSGAPAEAPAPAAEQPEPAAAPAPEPAAAAPSTEQPAPAPAPTADATAGGGSAEGTDVVLPALGESVTEGTVTRWLKSVGDSVEADEPLLEVSTDKVDTEIPAPTSGVLLEITVGEDETAEVGAKLAVIGAPGAAPAAAAPEPASAPQAAPAPAPAATPEPAPAPAAPAPAPQQAAPSPAPAAPAAPAPAAPAPTAAAPAAAPAAAQPADDGAYVTPLVRKLAAEHGVVLSTVKGTGVGGRIRKQDVVAAAEAAKAAPAAAPAPQAAPAAKRAPVLEASPLRGQTVKMPRIRKVIGDNMVKALHEQAQLSSVVEVDVTRLMKLRTRAKESFAAREGVKLSPMPFFVKAAAQALKAHPAVNARINVDEGTITYFDTEHIGIAVDSEKGLMTPVIKNAGDLNIAGISKATAELAGKVRASKITPDELSGGTFTISNTGSRGALFDTIIVPPGQVAILGIGATVKRPAVIETEEGTVIGVRDMTYLTLSYDHRLVDGADAARYLNSVKAILEAGEFEVELGL
- a CDS encoding GntR family transcriptional regulator — its product is MTAPVVHSLREQIREHILEGIISGRWQPGERIVERRIATELEVSQTPVREALRELESLRLIESAPNKGVRVRNLSATDLEESYPVRAGLEAIAAELAADRLSEDCSALEPHVAALYEADRVADGTGQVRHTVAFHRELVRAAGNSVLLHTWEGLGIEVFTALSIRWLGTVQQSYAEEHQDLVAAFRRRDPRIAEIVKAHVLGCAPRA